ATTGCGGCTATGGACCGCGCCTCTGATACAGACATGCCGATCCCCGCTTTCCTCAAGCTGGATTCAAGCTCGCTATCGGCAAGACCGATTACCTTCAATGGACCACACCTCGGATGTGAGCTCTCGGGTCAGGGCCGCTTATGAAGATATCGATGCAAGGAGAGGATGCCAGGGATGCAGGAGTGTATGAGCGGTCACCTGCCTTAAAATCGGAGCCTGCAGTCCCATCTGTTGAAGCAGGCACAATAACCCAAACGAGAGTCCAGCTCTGAGAGAGTCGATGGAGACGGCACTTCAGCGCATGCGCTTACAGAGTTCGGACAAGGGGCTGTTGGATGCGCCAAAATGAAAAGAGCGGGCCTGCAGCCTGAGCTGACCGCAGAGCCAGTCAGTATCAAAAATATGCCGCATGTGAATGCGGCCTTCAGTTCATCTGATGGAGCTTGTAGAGCCCGGTCTGGACGATCGGGACGGGACTCCCTGGGGTCCAGTCCTCTCTGAGGAAGTCGTAGATGGCGTATCCAGAGGCGAGAAGCTGCTTGTCCTTGTTCTGCCAAACAGCGTAATCGACAGGGGGCTCGAACTTGCTTGGCGTCCAGTCGCCCTTCAGAACACCGTATATGTCAGCTGTGCTGTTTGCAAGTGTCTTGTTCTTATCCGGCCATACCGCTGTATCGTTTATGGGCATGAATGTGCTTGGGGTCCAGCTGTCATTGAGAAACGCTGCCATCGACTCTGTGGTCACGATCTCTGACTCGGGGGATAGATAGCTCACATCAACCCCCATAACCGGGATCAGCATCAACAAAGCAACTGTGAGTGCTATGATCTCTCTCATGATTCCCGCGATACTACGGTAATGCGGATAAAGCTTTCTGTCGTCGACCGACAAAGATGCGCATAACACCATCTCATGGCGCAGAAGCCCATGTGTTCTGTATGACCCATCTCCGCGCATCATCGGAGATCCGGACCGAGAAGATCCTTTCCGGGATCGATGGACATCGGGTCGGGTACCCAATTCATTGAACGCCTTTCAGGAATCGCCTATCAACAGCACTGTACCTCATAAATCCTGCGGTGCCATATGATGTTGATTTCAATGATACGAGTACACGACCGGACATCGTTCAGCGTTTGTATGCTATGCTGTTGCTCCAATAATGGGATCGGCTGATCACCTGGTCATTTCGCCAGCATGTTTTGCCCTGCGAAAGCACCCTCTCCCGGTGGTCCCGAGAAATCTCTTTAGCTCCTCGGTTCCAGCATCCGGTCTCTCCTCGAGATACCTCGCGACCTCTGGTATGTGGACCAGCACGCAGTCGATGCACGACCAGAACCTCTTGCCTCTTTTTGTTCTCACAAACCTGCCAAGCTCCGGGTCCTTGCAGGGGTAGAGGGGACAGAAACAGTGGGTGCAGTCCTGCCCCTCGAAGTGATGACATGGATAGTACCTGCAGTTCTCCCGGCCGGTGTTTACTGGAGCTTCTTTAAGCACATCCCTTATCGCGCAGGGGTTGTCGGTGACCAGACCATCCGCCCCGAGCCTGAGCAGCCACGCCGCCCTCTCAGGGCTGTTGACCGTCCAGGGGTAAACTTTCAAACCCCTTTTGTGTGCGACCTTGAAGATGTTCGGGCTCACCCTCTTTGGGAATATCGCATCCGCATGCACATCCAGGGCTAAATCCACCGGGTTCACGGGCAGGGACGATATGATGATGCCCGTTCTTATATCCTCCACGCCCTTCCTCCCCCTGAGAAGGTCGCCGAACTCAAGCACGCTAGTGTGGTAAAAAGATGTCACTATGGCTTTAGATCCAAGCAGCTCCTCAAGAACGATCTCCTCCAATCCCTCCTCCTTCATCTCAACGACCGGCTGGACTCCGAGAATTTCCGCGAGCCTCAGCGCCTCCCTCAGCATCGGCACAGGCTCTCCGCCTGCATCCAGGCACCTGAGCTCCTGGATGCTCAGATCCTCAACCCTGCCGGAGCCGTTTGTTGTTCTGTCAACAGTCTCATCGTGCATCAGAACCAGAACTCCGTCGGAGGAGAGGCGCACGTCCATCTCGACCATATCGGCTCCGCATGAATGCGCCTTCCTTATTCCCTGCAGCGTGTTCTCGGGAGCCAGAGCTGGAGCACCACGATGTCCAATCAGTGAGACCATCGATCGAGTATGGTGGAGCCATGTATATTCCATTTTTGGAGATGAACACGCTCAGCACGCCATAACATGAAACGCCCCATCTGGCTCTCTGCTGTGGAGATGGAAAAAGTTATCACGAATGCAGATGAGCACCATTCTGATGCCATCCAGTATCACATCAAAGCTCGATAAGTTCAGGTGCATGAAGAGGAGCATCTCGGAGATAAACCTCGACCCCCTCCAGAGGGGAGGCATTCTCACTCCTGAGGCAAGGGCGGCTCTCGTCGAGTGGGGTGATGGTTATTCAGTCTGTGACTTCTGCGAGGGGATGCTCGACAGGGTGAGGAATCCCCCTGTGGAGGAGTTCGTTCACGAGATTCTTCCCCGGTTTCTGGATGTGGATGATGTGCGCATAACCCACGGGGCCAGGGAGGGTATGTACGCTGCGATGCATTCTCTATGTGATGCGGGCGATTACATCGTTGCAGATGGGAATGCGCACTACACCACCGTTCTCGCCGCAGAGCGCGCAGGCCTCGAGATCTCGTATGTGGAAAACAGCGGGGAGCCTGAGTACACCATAAACCCGGAGGGATACAGGGACGCGATAAGGGATGCTGCAGACCAGGGATACAGGGTGAGCATGGCAGTGCTCACGTATCCCGATGGCAACTACGGGAATCTTGTGGATGCGAGAAGGGTTGCGGAGATCTGCCACGAGGAGGGTGTGCCGCTGCTCCTCAACGGGGCGTACTCCATAGGGAGAATGCCCGTGAGCGCCCGCGAGCTCGACGCTGACATAGTTGTTGGCAGCGGCCACAAGTCCATGGCATCATCAGGTCCGATAGGGGTCCTGGGCGCGAAGCAGGAGTATGCGGATATCATATTCAGACGCTCGAAGAGCAAGAAGAACAAGGAGGTCGAGCTCCTGGGGTGCACTGTTCGTGGTGCGGGGCTTCTTACCATGATGGCAAGCTTCCCGCATGTCCTGGAGCGCGTCGGAAGGTGGCAGGAGGAGGTTGATAAGGCGCGATGGTTCTCGTCAGAGCTGGAGGAGCTTGGAATCGAACAGCAGGGCGAGAAGCCTCACAACCATGATCTGATGTTCTTCAAATCTGAGCGGCTCTACGAGATCTCGAAGAGCGCCAGGAAGGGCCGCTACTTCCTTTACCACGAGCTCAAGGACCGCGGGATATGCGGTATCAAGCCCGGGCTCACAAGGCAGTTCAAGCTTAGCACGTATCTCATCCCCAGGGAGGATCTGGAGCGGGTGGTCTCAGCGTTTCATGAGATCATCGAGATGGGCTCCAGGGTGGAGGCTGAATAGAGCGAAGACGGCGCTCATGCACACCTCTCCCTGATCTCGGCGAGCTCGATGAGCGGCTCAAGCACCTCTCTCGGTATGAATATGCTCCCGCCGGTTCTGTTCATGGCGACCCATGTGTTGAGCGATGTGCATATTGTAAGGACAGATCTCTCATCTGAGACCCTGGATGCTATCTCTGAGACGATCTCGCTCTTGTTTGTGATCGTCAAACCATGAGCGCACTCGATCGCCTTCAGGTGCATCAGCGCCCTTCCGGCGACCCTGGATCCGGATTCCCCCATAACACATTCTCAATTAACCTCACAGACCATAATTTTTCCGGTGGATCTCCATGGGGTAGATTTATTACACATGAGATCGAGCTGCATTAACACTGAAATATGAAAAAGTAGCAAATGGAGCTTTGAAGATGGAGGACATAGGACTTCTTGTGCTCGGGCATGGCAGCACGCTGCCTTACAACAAGGCGCTGGTGGAGGAGCTGGCAGGGATGATAAAAAGAAAGCATCCAGGGCCGGTCAGGACCGCTTATCTCAATGCCAATGATCCGAAGATACCAGAGGGTCTCATGAGCTTTGCCGGCACCAATGTGAGGAAGATCGTGGCCATTCCGCTCTTCCTCGCAGCCGGGGTGCACACACTGGAGGACATCCCAAGGGAGCTGGGAATACCGAAGGGCAAGCACGTTGGTGTTGTTAAAATAGATGGCAGGGATGTGGAGGTGACATGCGCCGAGCCGCTCGGCGTCGATGAATGCATTGCGGATCTCGCCTATCGGAGGGCCAGAGAGAGCTTCTAGGGCCGGTGGCCGTCCTCGACTCGATACATGGCGCAGGGATCATAGCATCGAGACTCAGAGAGCTCGGCATAGATGCAGAGGCGCTAGAGGTATACCACAGCAATCACAGCGTGGAGAGGTTCTCGCTCGTTGTTGCTCCCGTGCACCTCTCCCCTCAGAACAGCTCACTGTCAGAGGCCAGACGGCTTCGAAAGAGGATCATATCGCACCACAGGGCAGTGGGGATGATCCTGGGCGAGCGGGACTTCAGGGCTGTTGAGATAACGGGGACGAGGGGGAAGACAACCACCGCCCTCCTGCTGGCGCTTATGCTCTCGCACGATATGCGCGTCGTCTCGCACACCACCAGCGGAATCGAGCTCTGGAACCGCGGGAGAAGATCGCTCATCAGATCCGGCCTGAGCATAACCCCCGGGAATCTCATAGCAGCTCATCAGATCGCATCAGAGGAGAGAGCTGATTTTCTGATCTCAGAGGTATCACTCGGTGGCACCGGAGCATTTGATGTGGGGATTATAACAAGCCTCGCAGGAGACTACCTCATAGCAGGCGGGTCGATGTGGGCGAGCACCGCCAAGCTCCAGATGCTCTCTCTCTCAGATCCGGATGCGAGGATCGTGGCGAACACGGATGCGAAGCTCTCTGCTGATATCACATTTGGCCATGGCGGTGATGTGAGGATCTGCAGGAGATCTGCTGAGATCAGGGGGAGATCGCTTCCCCTGTCGCTGGACGAAGCGCTGGATCTTCCCGCATATTCCGATGGGATCGCCGGTGCGCTGGCAGCCGCCATCTCGATTGGAGTGGATGTAAAGGATGCGGCGGATGCCCTTGAGGGCTTCCAGGGCTTCGAGGGCCGGATGGCGCGGTATCAGCTCGATGGTGTCAGCTTCATCGATAACTCGAACTCCGGGCTGAAGGTCTCAGGCATCGAAAGGGCGCTCGATCTCGCCTCTGGTGGTCGCACATGTCTCGTTGCGGGAGAGGATGCAGAGAGCGTCTGCGAGGGTCTGGATATTGATGCTCTTGTGAAGATGATCAAGTCGAGAAGGAATGAGATAGACGAGCTCGTGCTGGTCGGAAGGAGGCTTGAGCCGTACGCCCAACAGCTCGGAGGATGCACGGCACGCAACTTCCAGGAGGGGCTCGAGGTCGCTCGCAGACTCGTCTCCGCGGGGGACCATCTGGTTTTATGTGTTAAATGCTTCAGGTGATATCGATGAGTACAGAAGTTCAGGTTATTCACCCACGCCCCAGCTCGATAGTGGCGGCCCTTTACACCCTGCGTGATCTCGGCGTGGATGTGATCATACTCCACGGCCCCAGCGGATGCTGCTTCAAGCACGCGAGGTTGCTGGAGGAGGATGGTGTCAGGGTTCTGACCACAGGCCTCGATGAGAAGGGCTTCGTCTTCGGAGGGCAGGAGCAGCTTGTGAGGCTGCTGAGAAGAGCTGTGGAGCTGTTCCATCCGAAGATCTTAGCTGTCGCTGGAACATGCAGCAGCATGATCATAGGCGAGGATCTGCACAAGGCTGTGGTGGATGCGAATATCGGTCTCCCGGTAATAGAGGCTGAGGTTCACGCTGGATACAGGGACAACACAAAGGGTGTGATCATAACACTTGAGGCTGCGAGGGATGCTGGCATAATAGATGATCAGGAGCTCCAGCGCCAGAAGAGGCTACTGGAAAAGGCGACAGAGATAGAGCGGCTCTACGGCGCTGCGAGCAGCGAGTACCTGCCGCCGGAGAGGGGTGACGTCAAGTTCGTCGTTGCCTCCAGACTCCTGGAGCTTCTCATGGATGGCAAAAGGGGGCTCAACATACTGAACGCGAAGAAGGAGACCGCATACATGTTCGCGGACATCAATCTCTCACTCATAGAGATTGCCAGGGCTCTTGGGTGTGAGGAGAGGATAAGAACGCTTGCGAACCTCGACTCTGATGTGGGACTGCCAAAGGTCAGAGGGGATGCGAGGAACATAGCAGATGCTCTGAAAGATAAAGGCGTGAATTTCGAGATCACAGGAGGTCTTGATGAGTATCCAGTTGCGGGAGAGCGTGTGGCGGATATGATCGAGGGAGAGGAGTACGACTTCGCCTTGATATCCGGGGTTCCGCATGCGATACCGATCTCTGCACTGGATAAAATGGAGATCTTCTCGGTAACCAACGGGCCCCGGCAGGTCAGGCCCCTGAGGGATCTGGGCCATCATCATGTTGTTGTGGAGATAGATCTCCACCCCAAGACCATGGGCGTCAGCACGCTCGTCGAGTCTGAGTTCGGCGCCACCCTCAGGGAGGTCGCCAGGCGAAGGGGCATCCTTCAAAAACAGATCTGAGCCGCATCCCGCCAGGCGGAGCAGTCAGCATCTCTCCATAAGCTTTCG
This Methanothrix sp. DNA region includes the following protein-coding sequences:
- the cfbD gene encoding Ni-sirohydrochlorin a,c-diamide reductive cyclase catalytic subunit — translated: MSTEVQVIHPRPSSIVAALYTLRDLGVDVIILHGPSGCCFKHARLLEEDGVRVLTTGLDEKGFVFGGQEQLVRLLRRAVELFHPKILAVAGTCSSMIIGEDLHKAVVDANIGLPVIEAEVHAGYRDNTKGVIITLEAARDAGIIDDQELQRQKRLLEKATEIERLYGAASSEYLPPERGDVKFVVASRLLELLMDGKRGLNILNAKKETAYMFADINLSLIEIARALGCEERIRTLANLDSDVGLPKVRGDARNIADALKDKGVNFEITGGLDEYPVAGERVADMIEGEEYDFALISGVPHAIPISALDKMEIFSVTNGPRQVRPLRDLGHHHVVVEIDLHPKTMGVSTLVESEFGATLREVARRRGILQKQI
- the cfbA gene encoding sirohydrochlorin nickelochelatase; translation: MEDIGLLVLGHGSTLPYNKALVEELAGMIKRKHPGPVRTAYLNANDPKIPEGLMSFAGTNVRKIVAIPLFLAAGVHTLEDIPRELGIPKGKHVGVVKIDGRDVEVTCAEPLGVDECIADLAYRRARESF
- the cfbE gene encoding coenzyme F430 synthase, with product MAVLDSIHGAGIIASRLRELGIDAEALEVYHSNHSVERFSLVVAPVHLSPQNSSLSEARRLRKRIISHHRAVGMILGERDFRAVEITGTRGKTTTALLLALMLSHDMRVVSHTTSGIELWNRGRRSLIRSGLSITPGNLIAAHQIASEERADFLISEVSLGGTGAFDVGIITSLAGDYLIAGGSMWASTAKLQMLSLSDPDARIVANTDAKLSADITFGHGGDVRICRRSAEIRGRSLPLSLDEALDLPAYSDGIAGALAAAISIGVDVKDAADALEGFQGFEGRMARYQLDGVSFIDNSNSGLKVSGIERALDLASGGRTCLVAGEDAESVCEGLDIDALVKMIKSRRNEIDELVLVGRRLEPYAQQLGGCTARNFQEGLEVARRLVSAGDHLVLCVKCFR
- a CDS encoding glycerophosphodiester phosphodiesterase family protein: MVSLIGHRGAPALAPENTLQGIRKAHSCGADMVEMDVRLSSDGVLVLMHDETVDRTTNGSGRVEDLSIQELRCLDAGGEPVPMLREALRLAEILGVQPVVEMKEEGLEEIVLEELLGSKAIVTSFYHTSVLEFGDLLRGRKGVEDIRTGIIISSLPVNPVDLALDVHADAIFPKRVSPNIFKVAHKRGLKVYPWTVNSPERAAWLLRLGADGLVTDNPCAIRDVLKEAPVNTGRENCRYYPCHHFEGQDCTHCFCPLYPCKDPELGRFVRTKRGKRFWSCIDCVLVHIPEVARYLEERPDAGTEELKRFLGTTGRGCFRRAKHAGEMTR
- the pscS gene encoding O-phospho-L-seryl-tRNA:Cys-tRNA synthase — encoded protein: MPSSITSKLDKFRCMKRSISEINLDPLQRGGILTPEARAALVEWGDGYSVCDFCEGMLDRVRNPPVEEFVHEILPRFLDVDDVRITHGAREGMYAAMHSLCDAGDYIVADGNAHYTTVLAAERAGLEISYVENSGEPEYTINPEGYRDAIRDAADQGYRVSMAVLTYPDGNYGNLVDARRVAEICHEEGVPLLLNGAYSIGRMPVSARELDADIVVGSGHKSMASSGPIGVLGAKQEYADIIFRRSKSKKNKEVELLGCTVRGAGLLTMMASFPHVLERVGRWQEEVDKARWFSSELEELGIEQQGEKPHNHDLMFFKSERLYEISKSARKGRYFLYHELKDRGICGIKPGLTRQFKLSTYLIPREDLERVVSAFHEIIEMGSRVEAE